A single genomic interval of Lathyrus oleraceus cultivar Zhongwan6 chromosome 7, CAAS_Psat_ZW6_1.0, whole genome shotgun sequence harbors:
- the LOC127104517 gene encoding uncharacterized protein LOC127104517 — protein sequence MQQRQRLKAVGIEITWAMFISHFREKYFPKDVHNKKEIEFLEMKQGNSIVVEYVDNFEESVKFCPYYNNAAVERSKSIKFESGLRSEIKKGICYREIHRLSMLVNKCRIYDEDNIVRPAHYKSFSGKKENDQTREKPYSTLADKGKQKVYQKAIGGKERSGRGNPTSMRCFKHGDFGHRAPECKSTTVNCFKCGKPGHRATGCRSNNLT from the coding sequence atgcaaCAGCGTCAGAGACTGAAGGCTGTTGGTATTGAGATTACTTGGGCTATGTTCATATCGCATTTTCGAGAGAAGTACTTCCCTAAAGACGTGCACAATAAGAAGGAAATcgagttccttgagatgaaacAAGGAAATTCGATAGTTGTAGAGTATGTTGATAATTTTGAGGAGTCAGTGAAGTTTTGTCCATACTATAATAATGCGGCTGTTGAAAGGTCGAAGTCTATCAAGTTTGAGAGTGGCTTGAGATCCGAGATTAAGAAGGGTATTTGTTATCGAGAGATTCACCGACTTTCTATGCTAGTGAATAAGTGTAGAATATATGATGAGGATAACATAGTCCGACCTGCTCACTATAAGAGTTTTAGTGGGAAGAAAGAGAATGATCAAACTCGTGAGAAACCATATAGTACTCTAGCTGACAAAGGGAAGCAAAAAGTTTATCAGAAGGCTATAGGTGGGAAAGAGCGAAGTGGGAGAGGGAATCCTACTTCTATGAGATGTTTCAAACATGGTGACTTTGGACATCGTGCTCCTGAGTGCAAGAGCACAACTGTGAATTGCTTCAAGTGTGGGAAGCCAGGTCACCGAGCTACTGGCTGTAGGAGTAATAATCTGACTTAA